A window from Gossypium raimondii isolate GPD5lz chromosome 7, ASM2569854v1, whole genome shotgun sequence encodes these proteins:
- the LOC105787910 gene encoding probable RNA methyltransferase At5g51130, giving the protein MAERNEKKRKRIENTQKQQNKKQDGEVKKEERDGNSEEMAKKGQEIQAKSNSNKKFKKVFPYGNYKSYYGYRIGKGPEREEDPRIRVLKKEWFEGKDCLDIGCNSGVVTIQIAKKYNCKSILGLDIDSALIEEAFWYLRKFVKMEFAEKKNTNNTNVKAVQDVNESEQCTNKSSNEGADNGSSHQSSCERNLSDIVSFRQENFVRSRPHDKQYDTILCLSVTKWIHLNWGDDGLITAFGKIWRLLRPGGVFVLEPQPWSSYERNRRVSETTRSNYRDIKYRPDFFREMLLDKIGFRRVEVVTSDLSGTRTGFNRPIFAYYK; this is encoded by the exons ATGGCGGAAAGAAACGAAAAGAAACGCAAAAGAATTGAAAACACCCAAAAGCAGCAGAATAAAAAACAAGATGGTGAGgttaagaaagaagaaagagacGGAAACAGTGAAGAAATGGCCAAAAAGGGTCAAGAAATCCAAGCGAAGAGTAACTCAAATAAGAAATTCAAGAAGGTTTTCCCTTACGGAAATTACAAGAGCTATTATGGCTACAGA ATTGGAAAGGGTCCTGAAAGGGAAGAAGATCCTCGCATTAGGGTGTTGAAGAAGGAGTGGTTTGAAGGGAAAGATTGCTTGGATATTGGGTGTAACAGTGGCGTTGTTACAATCCAAATTG CAAAGAAGTACAATTGCAAGAGCATCCTAGGACTTGACATTGATTCTG CTTTAATTGAAGAAGCATTTTGGTACCTTCGGAAATTTGTGAAAATGGAATTTGCTGAgaagaaaaatacaaacaatACCAATGTAAAGGCTGTACAAGATGTAAATGAGTCGGAGCAGTGTACTAATAAGTCTTCAAACGAAGGTGCTGACAACGGTTCAAGCCATCAGTCTTCTTGTGAAAGAAATCTATCTGATATAGTCTCTTTTCGACAAGAAAATTTCGTGAGGAGTCGTCCGCATGATAAGCAGTACGATACAATTCTTTG TTTGAGTGTGACAAAGTGGATTCACCTGAACTGGGGTGATGATGGCTTGATTACCGCGTTCGGGAAGATTTGGAGACTTTTACGTCCG GGTGGCGTTTTTGTATTGGAACCTCAACCTTGGTCATCATATGAAAGGAACCGCAGAGTCTCTGAG ACAACAAGAAGTAATTATCGAGATATCAAATACCGACCTGATTTTTTTCGGGAAATGCTTCTAGACAAG ATCGGATTCAGAAGGGTTGAAGTTGTAACTTCAGATTTGTCGGGAACTAGAACCGGTTTTAATAGACCGATCTTTGCATACTACAAATGA
- the LOC105787528 gene encoding casein kinase 1-like protein 3 isoform X2, with the protein MERFVGGKFKLGRKIGSGSFGEIYLATHIDTFEIVAVKIENNKTKHPQLFYEAKLYNILQGGSGIPSIKWSGVDGEDNALVLDLLGPSLEDLFVYCGRNFSLKTVLMLADQMITRIEYVHSKGFLHRDIKPDNFLMGLGRKANQVYIIDFGLAKRYRDSTTNRHIPYRENKNLTGTARYASCNTHLGIEQSRRDDLESLGYVLLYFLRGSLPWQGLKAGTKKQKYDKICEKKVSTPIEVLCKSHPVEFASYFHYCHSLTFDQRPDYGFLKRLFRDLFAREGYEFDYIFDWTIIKYQQAQKSRSELRFSPVPGGSSSHPFPVDVNNHQERTRSNNVSGPVEKNIFYPHTPSSSFAHASTARRKQKSTFPNETTNSGPGHGNKIGPSSSWISSLQRISSAK; encoded by the exons ATGGAACGATTCGTCGGCGGCAAATTCAAGCTCGGTCGCAAGATCGGCAGTGGTTCCTTCGGCGAAATTTATCTCG CTACGCATATCGATACGTTTGAGATAGTCGCTGTTAAGATC GAGAACAATAAAACGAAGCATCCGCAACTGTTTTACGAAGCAAAACTGTACAATATTCTTCAAGGAGGAA GTGGAATTCCTAGCATAAAATGGTCAGGTGTAGACGGTGAAGATAATGCACTTGTTCTCGATTTGCTCGGACCGAGTTTGGAAGATCTTTTTGTGTATTGTGGAAGGAACTTTTCGCTGAAAACTGTCTTAATGTTGGCTGATCAAATG ATTACAAGAATTGAATATGTTCACTCTAAGGGATTTCTTCATAGAGATATAAAGCCTGATAACTTCCTCATGGGACTTGGTCGGAAAGCAAATCAAgtttatataattgattttggACTAGCAAAAAGATATCGAGATTCCACGACTAATCGCCATATTCCATACAG AGAGAACAAGAATTTAACGGGGACTGCACGTTATGCCAGTTGCAATACTCATCTTGGAATAG AGCAAAGTCGAAGGGATGATTTGGAATCACTTGGCTATGTACTTCTATATTTTCTTAGAGGAAG CCTTCCATGGCAAGGTTTGAAAGCTGGCACAAAGAAGCagaaatatgataaaatatgtgAGAAGAAGGTGTCCACTCCTATCGAG GTTCTTTGTAAGTCCCATCCTGTGGAATTTGCATCTTACTTCCATTATTGCCATTCGTTGACATTTGATCAACGTCCTGATTACGGATTTTTGAAGCGTCTTTTCCGTGATTTGTTTGCTCGTGAAG GTTATGAGTTTGACTACATTTTTGATTGGACTATCATCAAGTACCAGCAAGCCCAGAAAAGTAGATCTGAGCTCAGATTTTCT CCTGTTCCTGGAGGTAGCAGCAGTCATCCTTTTCCCGTGGATGTGAACAATCATCAAG AGCGCACTAGATCAAACAATGTTTCGGGTCCTGTTGAGAAAAAT ATTTTTTACCCTCATACACCCTCATCTTCGTTTGCACATGCCAGTACCGCAAGAAGAAAGCAGAAATCAACATTTCCCAATGAAACCACTAATTCTGGGCCTGGGCATGGAAACAAAATCGGTCCCTCCAGTAGTTGGATATCATCATTGCAGCGCATTTCATCTGCcaaatga
- the LOC105787528 gene encoding casein kinase 1-like protein 3 isoform X1, whose translation MERFVGGKFKLGRKIGSGSFGEIYLATHIDTFEIVAVKIENNKTKHPQLFYEAKLYNILQGGSGIPSIKWSGVDGEDNALVLDLLGPSLEDLFVYCGRNFSLKTVLMLADQMITRIEYVHSKGFLHRDIKPDNFLMGLGRKANQVYIIDFGLAKRYRDSTTNRHIPYRENKNLTGTARYASCNTHLGIEQSRRDDLESLGYVLLYFLRGSLPWQGLKAGTKKQKYDKICEKKVSTPIEVLCKSHPVEFASYFHYCHSLTFDQRPDYGFLKRLFRDLFAREGYEFDYIFDWTIIKYQQAQKSRSELRFSPVPGGSSSHPFPVDVNNHQGSSNPSYLTDITERTRSNNVSGPVEKNIFYPHTPSSSFAHASTARRKQKSTFPNETTNSGPGHGNKIGPSSSWISSLQRISSAK comes from the exons ATGGAACGATTCGTCGGCGGCAAATTCAAGCTCGGTCGCAAGATCGGCAGTGGTTCCTTCGGCGAAATTTATCTCG CTACGCATATCGATACGTTTGAGATAGTCGCTGTTAAGATC GAGAACAATAAAACGAAGCATCCGCAACTGTTTTACGAAGCAAAACTGTACAATATTCTTCAAGGAGGAA GTGGAATTCCTAGCATAAAATGGTCAGGTGTAGACGGTGAAGATAATGCACTTGTTCTCGATTTGCTCGGACCGAGTTTGGAAGATCTTTTTGTGTATTGTGGAAGGAACTTTTCGCTGAAAACTGTCTTAATGTTGGCTGATCAAATG ATTACAAGAATTGAATATGTTCACTCTAAGGGATTTCTTCATAGAGATATAAAGCCTGATAACTTCCTCATGGGACTTGGTCGGAAAGCAAATCAAgtttatataattgattttggACTAGCAAAAAGATATCGAGATTCCACGACTAATCGCCATATTCCATACAG AGAGAACAAGAATTTAACGGGGACTGCACGTTATGCCAGTTGCAATACTCATCTTGGAATAG AGCAAAGTCGAAGGGATGATTTGGAATCACTTGGCTATGTACTTCTATATTTTCTTAGAGGAAG CCTTCCATGGCAAGGTTTGAAAGCTGGCACAAAGAAGCagaaatatgataaaatatgtgAGAAGAAGGTGTCCACTCCTATCGAG GTTCTTTGTAAGTCCCATCCTGTGGAATTTGCATCTTACTTCCATTATTGCCATTCGTTGACATTTGATCAACGTCCTGATTACGGATTTTTGAAGCGTCTTTTCCGTGATTTGTTTGCTCGTGAAG GTTATGAGTTTGACTACATTTTTGATTGGACTATCATCAAGTACCAGCAAGCCCAGAAAAGTAGATCTGAGCTCAGATTTTCT CCTGTTCCTGGAGGTAGCAGCAGTCATCCTTTTCCCGTGGATGTGAACAATCATCAAG GAAGTTCTAATCCTTCTTACTTGACTGATATTACAGAGCGCACTAGATCAAACAATGTTTCGGGTCCTGTTGAGAAAAAT ATTTTTTACCCTCATACACCCTCATCTTCGTTTGCACATGCCAGTACCGCAAGAAGAAAGCAGAAATCAACATTTCCCAATGAAACCACTAATTCTGGGCCTGGGCATGGAAACAAAATCGGTCCCTCCAGTAGTTGGATATCATCATTGCAGCGCATTTCATCTGCcaaatga
- the LOC105787451 gene encoding protein SPEAR3 — MGSNYYGEANMGNERGGGSSRKSKKDKAKQPQRGLGVAQLEKIRLNEQMGYHPSFHGPYSSNFNQEDMRMQHPTGYSSMVASSSSFSYSSSSSTSSASYGFHPSIMMGLSEYDQRANISYGDSQPSTAASWNPGSGILDAQPNMTRQLLNLHVEDLHPKKSKSLGSSSQNSESSETQELDLELRLSL; from the exons ATGGGTAGCAATTATTATGGAGAAGCAAACATGGGAAATGAAAGAGGAGGAGGGTCTTCAAGGAAAAGTAAGAAGGATAAGGCAAAGCAACCCCAAAGAGGGCTTGGTGTTGCTCAATTGGAGAAGATAAGGTTAAATGAACAAATGGGTTATCATCCTTCATTTCATGGTCCTTACTCTTCAAATTTCAAccag GAAGATATGAGAATGCAGCATCCAACTGGTTATTCATCTATGGtagcatcatcttcttcattttcgtattcatcatcttcatcaacTTCTTCAGCTTCTTATGGTTTCCACCCTAGCATAATG ATGGGGCTTAGTGAATATGATCAAAGAGCAAACATCAGTTATGGTGATTCCCAACCTAGTACTGCAGCAAG TTGGAACCCTGGCAGTGGCATCTTAGATGCACAACCAAACATGACCAGACAGCTTTTAAACCTACATGTTGAG GATTTACATCCCAAAAAGAGCAAATCATTGGGGTCTAGTAGTCAAAATTCTGAATCAAGTGAAACACAAGAGTTAGATTTGGAGCTGAGATTATCACTGTAA